Genomic DNA from Rhodothermus bifroesti:
CGAGCATCGCATTTTTCGTGATATTGTGGACTATTTCAACGAAGGCGATGTTTTGATCGTCAATGATACAAAAGTTTTTCCAGCCCGTCTTTTTGGCTATAAAGAAAAAACCGGGGCTAGGATCGAAGTCTTCTTGCTGCGCGAGCTCAATAGCGAGGGACGGCTTTGGGATGTGCTGGTCGATCCTGCACGGAAGATTCGCGTGGGCAATAAGATTTATTTTGAAGGGGATTTGGTTGCTGAAGTGGTGGACAATACCACTTCGCGGGGGCGAACCATACGCTTTTTGTTTGATGGTAGCAACGAAGACCTGTATCGAAAGATTGAAGAAATCGGGCACACGCCGCTGCCGCCTTACATTAAGCGAGAAGATGAACCAGAAGATCGGGAGCGGTATCAAACGATTTTTGCCCGCCACAAGGGTTCAGTAGCAGCGCCTACGGCTGGACTGCATTTTACACCGGAGTTGGTGGAAAGCTTGCGTCGAAAAGGCGTCGACATTGTGCCGATTACGTTGCATGTAGGGCTAGGGACGTTCCGGCCGGTAG
This window encodes:
- the queA gene encoding tRNA preQ1(34) S-adenosylmethionine ribosyltransferase-isomerase QueA; translated protein: MRLSDLHYDYPKNLIAKYPAEPRDSARLMVLDRKTQTIEHRIFRDIVDYFNEGDVLIVNDTKVFPARLFGYKEKTGARIEVFLLRELNSEGRLWDVLVDPARKIRVGNKIYFEGDLVAEVVDNTTSRGRTIRFLFDGSNEDLYRKIEEIGHTPLPPYIKREDEPEDRERYQTIFARHKGSVAAPTAGLHFTPELVESLRRKGVDIVPITLHVGLGTFRPVEVEDLTKHRMDSEYYVISEEAAERINRALLSPHHTVTAVGTTVVRAIESSISATGTLKAGSGWTDKFIYPPYDFKITERLITNFHMPRSTLLALVVAFAGYEFVMNAYRVAVQEKYRLFSFGDAMMIL